One part of the Streptomyces ferrugineus genome encodes these proteins:
- a CDS encoding NUDIX domain-containing protein — translation MVDEVNDLVLPGAFTRTLASRPVKSVWHHGWKDPVGVVAACEEWMPGDPRFADIPDWPAEAGALVATVIYNLRTRQGRDAYEQVKQWHEHGQAAFSIGYRVREGEASLRGDGVRVIHHLDLYEVSPVLHGAHPLTRSLEVKSATGGHDGLEYKTTPSHVEIDVVASSKGKDAIKVAGLVVKAADTGRVLMIQRTLDEDDPAAGMWEFPGGHREDGEDPLTAAVREWGEETGSTLPGTASVIGSWTAPNGIYRGFVAVVPTEDSVPINVPHDERRIANPDDPKGDATEVTAWWPITALPDMALLRPECRETPLELLAGAALPQGPAPKPTRPISENVLEGIINATRDGVTSTEKKSARAAVQAARALPRIEHKSARSTVIEAKSKHIAHLEALAMSPKPMPESQEQFRSRLSDKVRELLDQDGGTWTCIEGTYPDRVIVSVHSEDGATERRSSHYAIPYTVTATGDITLEKPQPVELATIVVPEGTTAHRAATEAEDVDARVVQPTVETLADATARVSSSTADPEQFEEVRDKVRDLIAALSAKGLDIAADEDDAAPAERTAAATPLGLALWDEDAFGDVDDGEDDVDHEGAEPARAPEDTVRMDADEVKAALALIRS, via the coding sequence GTGGTGGACGAGGTCAATGACCTCGTCCTGCCCGGCGCCTTCACCCGCACCTTGGCCTCACGCCCCGTCAAATCAGTCTGGCATCACGGGTGGAAGGATCCCGTCGGCGTCGTCGCCGCGTGCGAGGAGTGGATGCCCGGCGACCCTCGATTCGCCGACATCCCCGACTGGCCCGCCGAGGCCGGCGCCCTCGTCGCCACCGTGATCTACAACCTGCGCACCCGCCAGGGCCGTGACGCCTACGAGCAGGTCAAGCAGTGGCATGAGCACGGGCAGGCCGCGTTCTCCATCGGCTACCGCGTACGAGAAGGAGAGGCGTCCCTGCGCGGTGACGGAGTCCGCGTCATCCACCACCTGGACCTGTACGAGGTATCGCCCGTTCTGCACGGAGCGCACCCCCTGACGCGCAGCCTCGAGGTGAAGTCCGCCACCGGCGGGCACGACGGCCTCGAGTACAAGACCACGCCTTCCCATGTCGAGATCGACGTCGTCGCCTCGTCGAAGGGCAAGGACGCCATCAAAGTCGCGGGCCTGGTCGTGAAGGCCGCCGATACCGGACGCGTGCTGATGATCCAGCGCACGCTCGACGAGGACGATCCGGCCGCGGGAATGTGGGAGTTCCCCGGCGGACACAGGGAAGACGGAGAAGACCCCCTCACGGCCGCGGTACGCGAGTGGGGAGAGGAGACCGGCTCGACCCTGCCCGGCACTGCAAGCGTCATCGGCTCCTGGACGGCCCCGAACGGCATCTACCGGGGCTTCGTCGCGGTCGTCCCGACCGAGGATTCCGTGCCGATCAACGTGCCGCACGACGAACGCCGCATCGCCAACCCCGATGACCCCAAGGGCGACGCGACGGAGGTCACGGCCTGGTGGCCGATCACTGCCCTCCCCGACATGGCGCTTCTGCGGCCTGAGTGCCGCGAAACTCCGTTGGAGCTCCTGGCCGGCGCCGCCCTCCCGCAGGGCCCGGCACCGAAGCCGACCCGTCCCATCTCCGAGAACGTCCTCGAGGGCATCATCAACGCCACCCGGGACGGCGTGACCTCCACCGAGAAGAAGTCCGCGCGCGCCGCCGTACAGGCCGCCCGCGCCCTGCCTCGCATCGAGCACAAGTCCGCCCGCTCCACGGTCATCGAGGCCAAGAGCAAGCACATCGCCCACCTGGAGGCTCTCGCCATGTCCCCCAAGCCCATGCCCGAGTCGCAGGAACAGTTCCGCTCCCGCCTCTCCGACAAGGTCCGGGAACTCCTCGACCAGGACGGCGGCACCTGGACGTGCATCGAGGGCACCTATCCGGACCGCGTCATCGTCTCCGTGCACAGCGAAGACGGGGCGACCGAGCGACGCAGCAGCCACTACGCGATTCCGTACACGGTCACGGCCACCGGTGACATCACCCTGGAGAAGCCGCAGCCCGTCGAACTTGCCACCATCGTCGTACCGGAGGGCACCACCGCCCACCGAGCAGCCACCGAGGCCGAAGACGTCGACGCCCGGGTCGTCCAGCCCACCGTGGAGACGCTTGCCGACGCCACCGCCCGCGTCAGCAGCAGCACCGCGGACCCGGAGCAGTTCGAGGAGGTTCGCGACAAGGTACGCGACCTGATCGCGGCCCTGTCCGCCAAGGGACTCGACATCGCCGCCGACGAAGACGACGCCGCACCTGCGGAGCGTACGGCGGCCGCCACCCCGCTCGGACTGGCCCTGTGGGACGAAGACGCCTTCGGCGACGTCGACGACGGAGAAGACGACGTGGACCACGAGGGCGCGGAGCCGGCCCGCGCACCGGAGGACACCGTGCGCATGGACGCCGACGAAGTGAAGGCCGCACTCGCCCTGATACGGAGCTGA
- a CDS encoding IPT/TIG domain-containing protein, which produces MAGETTNNNEILIPQLSRLWLAPVGTAAPADATVAMPAGWYTVGLFTEDSLKFNSEPNFEQVRSAQSSYPTRTFQTTDAATVEVDLQQWSGKNFRAVYGGGRITAVTPSGGGPKHFKFAPPRIGGRTEIAGCIEIIDGGKHYRYVIPRTMQMEGVSKDLAKTKESVLPLRLAVQGGDDTDPWYVLTDDPAFQPPVPTIATVTPSTGPVAGGTAVMIVGTDLDTATAVTFGGTAGTDLTVESDTKLTVTTPASTSGAKDVIVTTAGGSVTKTGGFTYA; this is translated from the coding sequence ATGGCTGGCGAGACCACGAACAACAACGAGATTCTCATCCCTCAGCTCAGCCGCCTGTGGCTGGCCCCCGTCGGGACGGCAGCCCCGGCCGATGCCACGGTGGCAATGCCCGCGGGCTGGTACACAGTCGGCCTGTTCACCGAAGACTCGCTCAAGTTCAACTCTGAGCCGAACTTCGAGCAGGTCCGCAGCGCCCAGTCCTCGTACCCCACCCGGACCTTCCAGACGACGGATGCCGCGACCGTCGAGGTGGACCTGCAGCAGTGGTCCGGCAAGAACTTCCGGGCGGTGTACGGCGGCGGCCGCATCACGGCCGTCACCCCCTCCGGGGGCGGCCCGAAGCACTTCAAGTTCGCCCCGCCCCGCATCGGGGGCCGCACTGAAATCGCCGGGTGCATCGAGATCATCGACGGCGGCAAGCACTACCGCTACGTCATCCCTCGCACCATGCAGATGGAAGGCGTCTCCAAGGATCTCGCCAAGACCAAGGAGTCCGTGCTCCCGCTGCGCCTGGCCGTCCAGGGTGGCGACGACACGGATCCGTGGTACGTGCTGACGGACGACCCGGCATTCCAACCCCCGGTGCCCACCATCGCCACCGTGACGCCGAGCACGGGCCCGGTCGCGGGCGGCACTGCCGTCATGATCGTCGGAACCGACCTCGACACCGCGACCGCCGTGACCTTCGGAGGCACGGCCGGTACCGACCTGACGGTCGAGAGCGACACCAAGCTCACCGTCACCACTCCGGCCAGCACCTCCGGCGCCAAGGACGTGATCGTCACGACCGCGGGCGGCAGCGTCACCAAGACCGGCGGCTTCACCTACGCGTGA
- a CDS encoding GP88 family protein: MTDKPRWLLTQNTDLRRQGIWNWSIPAWAGTLPDGRTYNTCPSAGICAQLCYARQGAYRFAGVKARHEANLMMLLDDLPGWEAQMTAELQHKRYQGRWVRCHDAGDFFSTEYTEAWMRVMRAAPGVKFYAYTKSVSLFRDVVEPDPPENFKWVYSLGGREDHLVDVTIERHVDIFPDADSLTEAGYTSRADEGCLVSVLGPQKVGIPANNIKHLKKKQGDKRFSELQREQDARRRGPGKQFRGGRP, from the coding sequence ATGACTGACAAACCACGGTGGCTACTCACCCAGAACACAGACCTGCGGCGACAGGGCATATGGAACTGGTCCATCCCGGCGTGGGCCGGGACCCTGCCGGACGGCCGCACCTACAACACGTGCCCGTCTGCGGGGATCTGCGCGCAGCTCTGCTACGCGCGGCAGGGCGCCTACCGGTTCGCGGGCGTCAAGGCGCGCCACGAGGCGAATCTGATGATGCTGCTCGACGATCTGCCCGGCTGGGAAGCGCAGATGACCGCGGAACTCCAGCACAAGCGGTACCAAGGCCGGTGGGTTCGCTGTCACGACGCCGGCGACTTCTTCTCCACGGAGTACACCGAGGCGTGGATGCGCGTGATGCGGGCCGCGCCGGGCGTGAAGTTCTACGCGTACACCAAGAGCGTTTCTCTGTTCCGGGACGTCGTGGAGCCTGACCCGCCGGAGAACTTCAAGTGGGTGTACTCACTCGGGGGCCGCGAGGACCACCTGGTCGACGTGACCATCGAGCGGCACGTCGACATCTTCCCCGACGCGGACTCCCTCACCGAGGCCGGGTACACCTCCCGGGCCGATGAGGGGTGCTTGGTGTCCGTGCTCGGCCCGCAGAAGGTTGGCATCCCTGCGAACAACATCAAGCACCTCAAGAAGAAGCAGGGCGACAAACGGTTCAGCGAACTGCAGCGGGAACAGGACGCGCGACGTCGTGGCCCCGGCAAGCAGTTCAGGGGCGGACGGCCGTAG
- a CDS encoding phage portal protein, whose protein sequence is MPRQFLPTLRGLLAPRTAEPPSAPAETKDLLAGGVYTSMSYAGVTNVWGTPGRADGWDLERVIIEGYERSIWTFKSVEAISKHASTLPVQIGRGGDERQFEEVLQDHPLLKLLNKQANPLETGDVFKKRLSAQLLLSKKGVFIEKTYSRGGVLVRLDLLPPDRVQIIPDDENASYVKHFEFTDYNGSIRELKPKYVIWLRDPHPTDPFCGVTPLEAAGLSVDLDVKARTYNISFIDNDGRPGGIVGIDLDGVDANEVERIQKRLAPGAHNAGQLTLVGTGPGGVTYVDTSARPREMAYETLSSTAKNEILSSFGVYESVIGNASERTFNNADREEWNFWDHTELPHLNLIASAFDPELSDDWVIRFDTSGVQALEFPRRQAREEARKEFEAGLITIDEYRDIAGRPRFNVPQSRALWISPQKAPVPANDQDAAALGLAPEPGAGGGLGADPNAALPAAGGDQSAAAAVAEARALELAPTAADDVAMARGQAPLELPSGPALTAADDVAAARAEVTEAAPGDAAGDVARALATTIQPESGPAAEDVEKARAHLETKALPVEGFEVTDTDFDALSMAIQAALTALLARQQGVIIARLRAPKIRKYTRFWEPENENDTRVGDANIDEDRVVSAARWEEETTNTLAPILQQAATTTARRLGQAIAGTDTAPSTAVASALITALYAGQAVAALLGDLAEELRSLQTIPEAELRLEDLERTVGRFYERAGLGWVERIAETCAVSTINGAADAAAESAGPGVVRTWITRQDDRVRPAHKALHGKTLPVGTPYEIDGAQLRYPGDPFAPIALTINCRCRLHYDTGPKE, encoded by the coding sequence ATGCCCCGCCAGTTCCTCCCCACTCTCCGCGGGCTACTCGCCCCCAGAACAGCCGAGCCGCCGTCCGCACCCGCGGAGACTAAGGACCTCCTCGCCGGGGGCGTCTACACGTCCATGTCGTACGCCGGCGTCACGAACGTGTGGGGCACCCCCGGCCGCGCGGACGGCTGGGACCTCGAGCGCGTCATCATCGAGGGCTACGAACGCTCCATCTGGACCTTCAAGAGCGTCGAGGCGATCAGCAAGCACGCCTCCACCCTGCCGGTGCAGATCGGCCGCGGCGGCGACGAGCGGCAGTTCGAGGAAGTCCTCCAGGACCACCCGCTGTTGAAGCTGCTGAACAAGCAGGCCAACCCCTTGGAGACCGGCGACGTCTTCAAGAAGCGACTCAGCGCCCAGTTGCTACTCAGCAAAAAGGGCGTGTTCATCGAGAAGACCTACAGCCGCGGCGGAGTCCTGGTCAGGCTTGACCTGCTACCACCGGATCGCGTCCAGATCATCCCGGACGACGAGAACGCCAGCTACGTGAAGCACTTCGAGTTCACGGATTACAACGGGAGCATCCGGGAGCTCAAGCCGAAGTACGTCATCTGGCTGCGTGATCCACACCCGACCGATCCTTTCTGCGGCGTGACCCCGCTCGAGGCCGCCGGGCTGTCGGTCGACCTGGACGTGAAGGCCCGCACATACAACATCAGCTTTATCGACAACGACGGCCGCCCCGGCGGCATCGTCGGCATCGACCTGGACGGCGTCGACGCCAACGAAGTCGAGCGAATCCAGAAGCGCCTCGCCCCGGGCGCGCACAATGCCGGGCAGCTCACCCTCGTCGGGACAGGACCCGGTGGTGTTACCTACGTCGACACCTCCGCCCGCCCGCGAGAGATGGCCTACGAGACGCTGTCCAGCACTGCGAAGAACGAGATCCTCTCCTCGTTCGGCGTCTACGAGAGCGTCATCGGAAACGCCTCCGAGCGGACGTTCAACAACGCCGACCGCGAAGAGTGGAACTTCTGGGACCACACCGAACTGCCCCACCTCAACCTCATCGCGTCGGCGTTCGACCCGGAACTGTCCGACGACTGGGTGATCCGCTTCGACACCAGCGGTGTGCAGGCCCTCGAGTTCCCCCGCCGTCAGGCCCGCGAGGAGGCCCGCAAGGAGTTCGAGGCGGGTCTGATCACCATCGACGAGTACCGCGACATCGCCGGGCGCCCCAGGTTCAACGTTCCTCAGTCCCGCGCCCTGTGGATCAGCCCGCAGAAGGCCCCCGTCCCGGCCAACGACCAGGACGCCGCCGCGCTCGGCCTCGCCCCGGAACCCGGTGCCGGCGGCGGCCTTGGAGCCGACCCGAACGCCGCACTGCCCGCAGCAGGCGGGGACCAGTCCGCCGCCGCGGCGGTCGCCGAGGCCCGCGCACTCGAACTGGCCCCGACCGCCGCTGACGACGTTGCCATGGCCCGCGGGCAGGCGCCCCTCGAGCTGCCTTCCGGCCCGGCCCTGACCGCGGCCGATGACGTTGCCGCGGCGCGCGCCGAAGTCACCGAAGCCGCCCCGGGAGACGCTGCCGGCGATGTGGCGCGTGCCCTCGCCACCACCATCCAGCCCGAGTCCGGCCCCGCCGCCGAGGACGTCGAGAAGGCGCGCGCCCATCTCGAGACCAAGGCACTGCCCGTCGAGGGCTTCGAGGTCACCGACACCGACTTCGACGCCCTCTCCATGGCCATACAGGCAGCCCTCACTGCGCTTCTGGCACGCCAGCAGGGGGTCATCATCGCCCGGCTCCGCGCGCCGAAGATCCGCAAGTACACGCGGTTCTGGGAGCCGGAGAACGAGAACGACACCCGGGTCGGCGACGCGAATATCGACGAAGACCGCGTCGTCAGTGCGGCCCGCTGGGAAGAGGAGACGACGAACACCCTCGCCCCGATCCTGCAGCAGGCCGCGACCACCACAGCCCGCAGGCTCGGCCAGGCCATCGCCGGCACCGACACGGCTCCCTCGACTGCCGTCGCCTCTGCTCTCATCACCGCGCTGTACGCCGGCCAGGCCGTAGCCGCGCTGCTCGGCGACCTGGCCGAGGAACTGCGCAGTCTCCAGACCATCCCGGAGGCGGAGCTCAGGCTCGAGGACCTGGAGCGGACGGTCGGCCGGTTCTACGAGCGCGCCGGACTCGGCTGGGTCGAACGGATCGCGGAGACGTGCGCCGTGTCGACCATCAACGGGGCCGCTGACGCCGCGGCGGAGAGTGCCGGGCCCGGAGTCGTCCGGACGTGGATCACGCGCCAGGACGACCGCGTACGGCCCGCGCACAAGGCACTGCACGGCAAAACCCTGCCCGTTGGTACCCCGTACGAGATCGACGGCGCCCAGCTCCGGTACCCCGGCGACCCCTTCGCTCCGATCGCCCTGACCATCAACTGCCGTTGCCGCCTGCACTACGACACCGGCCCCAAGGAGTGA
- a CDS encoding aldo/keto reductase has protein sequence MTPPAGTITIAGKTVSRLGFGTMRLTGPGTWGDPTDRDTALSVLRHAVHTHGISHIDTADAYGPHTVEHLIRDALYPYPEHVLIATKVGLVRPAPGQWVPLGNPFYLRACVEASLCRLKVDRLELCYLHRIDPEVALDDQIAVMQAMQDEGKIGHIGLSKVTPEDLGRVLKDQPVAAVQNVLNKIDRDDPVVEVCQDLSIPYVAYRPLAAGNLARAYGPAAPLHWLLGQGPHVVPIPSTSQPRHLDEIVAAVQGDPA, from the coding sequence ATGACTCCGCCCGCAGGCACCATCACCATCGCTGGGAAGACGGTGTCCCGGCTCGGGTTTGGCACCATGCGCCTGACCGGCCCCGGAACCTGGGGCGACCCCACGGACCGCGACACTGCGCTCAGCGTCCTCCGCCACGCCGTGCACACCCACGGCATCAGCCACATCGACACCGCCGACGCGTACGGCCCCCACACCGTCGAGCACCTGATCCGGGACGCGCTCTACCCGTACCCGGAACACGTACTGATCGCCACGAAGGTCGGACTGGTCCGCCCCGCTCCAGGCCAGTGGGTGCCCCTCGGCAACCCCTTCTACCTGCGAGCGTGCGTCGAGGCCAGCCTGTGCCGCCTGAAGGTCGACCGGCTGGAGCTGTGCTACCTGCACCGCATCGACCCCGAGGTGGCCCTCGACGACCAGATCGCCGTCATGCAGGCCATGCAGGACGAGGGGAAGATCGGGCACATCGGCCTGTCGAAGGTCACACCCGAGGACCTCGGCAGGGTGCTCAAGGATCAGCCGGTCGCCGCGGTGCAGAACGTCCTCAACAAGATCGACCGCGACGATCCCGTCGTGGAGGTGTGTCAGGATCTCAGCATCCCTTACGTGGCCTACAGGCCGCTCGCCGCCGGAAACTTGGCTCGGGCGTACGGGCCCGCTGCTCCTCTGCACTGGCTTCTGGGCCAGGGCCCGCACGTGGTGCCCATTCCCAGCACCAGCCAGCCGCGGCATCTCGATGAGATCGTGGCCGCAGTACAAGGCGATCCGGCGTGA
- a CDS encoding metallophosphoesterase family protein produces the protein MTLNNELQALLEPASHEQSQPAQTQRLQPAVPRGWESGVRYEPSGTMVVTAPPADKPPAGDDELRKRVEEMGLTIPDGFRVRLVEAKHDPAAWHRDAQGEDAVTRAVWRCRYVIEPAEPAWMSAGDVDALVRDAMRRRRKPRAAVDTAERALVVVYADAQAGKVGRDGGTPELIARVADRFDKLDDHIRDLKAVGRAPSVAYWADAGDCVEGFENTTQQAFTNDLTLTEMIRVHRRVTFEGLDRLAGKFARVVAATCGSNHGRVRRGKDAVGPPVDDWGIEVMSQVADAYARNQDAYGHVSFVMPERWRDTVSLDIAGRIVGLAHGHQYPRPEKAGDWWRGQTFGRQPVADADILITGHYHHFRAQQMGNGRLWIQAPTLDNGSDWYAVRSGEVSTSGLLVFSVGPEGWDDLRIL, from the coding sequence ATGACCCTGAACAACGAGCTGCAGGCGCTCCTCGAGCCTGCCTCCCATGAACAGAGCCAGCCCGCGCAGACCCAGCGGCTCCAACCGGCCGTTCCTCGCGGCTGGGAGAGCGGGGTGCGCTACGAGCCGAGCGGCACGATGGTCGTCACCGCCCCGCCCGCCGACAAGCCACCGGCCGGTGACGACGAGCTGCGCAAGCGCGTAGAGGAGATGGGGCTGACCATCCCCGACGGTTTCCGCGTCCGCCTCGTCGAGGCCAAGCACGACCCGGCCGCCTGGCACCGCGACGCCCAGGGCGAGGACGCCGTCACCCGCGCCGTGTGGCGCTGCCGGTACGTCATCGAACCGGCCGAGCCCGCGTGGATGTCCGCCGGCGACGTCGACGCCCTCGTACGGGACGCGATGCGCCGCCGCCGGAAGCCGCGCGCCGCCGTCGACACCGCGGAGCGCGCCCTGGTCGTGGTGTACGCCGACGCCCAGGCCGGGAAGGTGGGCCGCGACGGCGGCACTCCGGAGCTCATCGCCCGGGTCGCCGACCGGTTCGACAAGCTGGACGACCACATCCGCGATCTCAAGGCCGTCGGCCGCGCCCCGTCCGTCGCCTACTGGGCCGACGCCGGAGATTGTGTCGAAGGCTTCGAGAACACGACGCAGCAGGCGTTCACCAACGACTTGACCCTGACCGAGATGATCCGCGTCCACCGCCGCGTCACCTTCGAGGGCCTGGACCGCCTCGCCGGGAAGTTCGCCCGTGTCGTCGCCGCGACGTGCGGCAGCAACCACGGCCGTGTTCGTCGCGGGAAGGACGCCGTCGGCCCGCCCGTCGACGACTGGGGCATCGAGGTCATGTCCCAGGTGGCCGACGCCTACGCCCGCAACCAGGACGCCTACGGGCACGTCTCGTTCGTGATGCCGGAGCGGTGGCGGGACACCGTGTCGCTCGACATCGCCGGGCGCATCGTAGGCCTGGCTCACGGCCACCAGTACCCGCGGCCTGAGAAAGCTGGCGACTGGTGGAGGGGGCAGACCTTCGGCCGCCAGCCTGTCGCGGACGCCGACATCCTGATCACGGGCCACTACCACCACTTCCGCGCGCAGCAGATGGGCAACGGGAGGCTGTGGATCCAGGCCCCCACCCTCGACAACGGCAGCGACTGGTACGCCGTCCGCTCCGGGGAGGTCTCGACTTCCGGCCTGTTGGTGTTCAGCGTCGGCCCCGAGGGCTGGGACGACCTGCGGATCCTCTGA
- a CDS encoding IPT/TIG domain-containing protein, with amino-acid sequence MGLYKEDGTRIEQSAFPAVPASDTPMRLSEDVYETKAYGPGDGRPEGSRRHLLYQAGTVVPQSQTDRHFDPAATVTTITPTTGPAAGRTTITITGTRLDGVSAVNFGATPGTELKVISATELQVKTPAGAAGAVNVVVAADTGNVTKTGGFTYS; translated from the coding sequence ATGGGCCTCTACAAGGAAGACGGGACACGCATCGAGCAGTCCGCGTTCCCCGCAGTCCCCGCCAGCGACACCCCCATGCGCCTCAGCGAGGACGTATACGAGACCAAGGCCTACGGGCCCGGCGACGGCAGACCCGAGGGCTCCCGGCGCCACCTGCTCTACCAGGCCGGGACCGTCGTCCCCCAGTCCCAGACCGACCGACACTTCGACCCCGCCGCCACGGTCACCACCATCACGCCGACGACCGGCCCAGCCGCGGGCAGGACCACCATCACCATTACGGGCACCCGGCTCGACGGGGTCTCCGCGGTCAACTTCGGCGCGACACCGGGCACCGAGCTCAAGGTCATCTCCGCGACCGAGTTGCAAGTCAAGACCCCCGCAGGTGCGGCAGGTGCCGTCAACGTCGTCGTCGCGGCCGACACCGGCAACGTCACCAAGACGGGAGGCTTCACCTACTCCTGA
- a CDS encoding phage major capsid protein, whose amino-acid sequence MPATTTRIEELQKALQVKSAEAERISQTFKVEDGGQFVVSSEQAKAFKKVSAEAAEIKSLIDAEQGLVEIKQYLEAPENPPAAATHYGQRPGIEEKSLGDLFVESASYQNATQAGFRDKPYIRADIEGKSIFSLSAGTVTHQVLGSAQNLGIAERPFRKFHIRDLFPKSTTKNAVLYGARETGWTNSAKQIKERYAADGTSPATGADTDTWGRAPRSKLTLTPVMYPVAEVAHLLDAHKNILSDEPRLKTFINTRMVEGVKYAEDWDLLHSIGDGQSITGIYNTPGVQQYTGLATDQYSVQIRRAITRALLAEYDPTGIVLSPTMWEHVEVEEDKNGAFRVAIAVAIGAEKKVWRLNVVETTAMADTDFLIGAFGLGAQLHDRENVSVTVSSENGINYEQGLITFRADERLALEVPRPESFVIGTWTTPAP is encoded by the coding sequence ATGCCCGCCACCACCACACGTATCGAGGAGCTGCAGAAGGCGCTCCAGGTCAAGTCCGCCGAGGCCGAGCGCATCAGCCAGACCTTCAAGGTCGAGGACGGCGGTCAGTTCGTCGTCTCCAGCGAGCAGGCGAAGGCCTTCAAGAAGGTCTCTGCCGAGGCCGCGGAGATCAAGAGCCTGATCGACGCCGAGCAGGGCCTGGTCGAGATCAAGCAGTACCTCGAGGCCCCGGAGAACCCGCCGGCCGCGGCCACCCACTACGGCCAGCGTCCCGGCATCGAGGAGAAGTCCCTCGGCGACCTGTTCGTCGAGTCCGCCTCCTACCAGAACGCCACGCAGGCAGGGTTCCGTGACAAGCCGTACATCCGCGCCGACATCGAGGGGAAGTCCATCTTCTCCCTGTCCGCGGGCACGGTGACCCACCAGGTCCTCGGCTCCGCGCAGAACCTCGGCATCGCCGAAAGGCCCTTCAGGAAGTTCCACATCAGGGACCTGTTCCCGAAGAGCACGACCAAGAACGCCGTCCTGTACGGCGCGCGAGAGACCGGCTGGACGAACAGCGCCAAGCAGATCAAGGAGCGGTACGCCGCGGACGGCACGTCGCCGGCGACCGGGGCGGACACCGACACCTGGGGCCGCGCCCCACGGTCGAAGCTCACGCTGACCCCGGTGATGTACCCGGTGGCCGAGGTCGCGCACCTGCTCGATGCGCACAAGAACATCCTCAGCGACGAACCCAGGCTCAAGACCTTCATCAACACACGCATGGTGGAGGGCGTCAAGTACGCCGAGGACTGGGACCTTCTGCACAGCATCGGCGACGGCCAGTCCATCACCGGCATCTACAACACGCCGGGCGTCCAGCAGTACACCGGTCTCGCGACCGACCAGTACAGCGTCCAGATTCGGCGCGCGATCACCAGGGCGCTGCTGGCCGAATACGACCCGACCGGCATCGTCCTGTCGCCCACGATGTGGGAGCACGTGGAGGTCGAGGAGGACAAGAACGGCGCCTTCCGCGTCGCCATCGCCGTCGCGATCGGCGCCGAGAAGAAGGTGTGGCGCCTCAACGTCGTCGAGACGACCGCGATGGCCGACACCGACTTCCTCATCGGCGCGTTCGGTCTCGGCGCGCAGCTCCACGACCGCGAGAACGTCTCCGTGACCGTCTCGTCGGAGAACGGCATCAACTACGAGCAGGGCCTCATCACGTTCCGCGCCGACGAGCGCCTGGCGCTCGAGGTTCCGCGGCCGGAGAGCTTCGTCATCGGCACCTGGACCACGCCGGCCCCGTGA
- a CDS encoding structural protein, giving the protein MADAKFTPAQGLEEQLARMLAPAVQRIAHQVEVEAKRLAPPTKRWVTMGDDKVRPTHVSANGQEVPGNLRFSIDSMRWDMVHRGVGPTTYMLEPLDESSRAVANLKNCRCRAHKDPQGIARHINTGQPVVAGKKVTVTVSVQAPMVVEAEVGTVYPGNLRADGTHFMSRAAAIVAARR; this is encoded by the coding sequence ATGGCTGACGCGAAGTTCACCCCCGCGCAGGGCTTGGAGGAGCAGCTCGCCCGCATGCTGGCCCCCGCGGTGCAGCGGATCGCCCACCAGGTCGAGGTGGAGGCGAAGCGGCTGGCCCCGCCTACCAAGCGCTGGGTGACCATGGGCGACGACAAGGTCCGCCCCACCCACGTCTCCGCCAACGGGCAGGAAGTCCCCGGGAACCTGCGCTTCTCGATCGACTCCATGCGCTGGGACATGGTGCACCGCGGCGTGGGCCCCACGACGTACATGCTCGAGCCGCTCGACGAGAGCTCTCGGGCCGTCGCCAACCTCAAGAACTGCCGCTGCCGAGCGCACAAGGACCCGCAGGGCATCGCCCGGCACATCAACACCGGGCAGCCGGTCGTCGCCGGGAAGAAGGTTACAGTCACCGTCTCCGTCCAGGCCCCCATGGTTGTCGAGGCCGAGGTGGGCACCGTCTACCCGGGCAACCTGCGCGCCGACGGCACACACTTCATGTCCCGCGCGGCCGCCATCGTCGCCGCCCGCCGCTGA